The following proteins are encoded in a genomic region of Candidatus Neomarinimicrobiota bacterium:
- a CDS encoding ABC transporter ATP-binding protein yields the protein MSENMLTEIQELETVFSTDEGTVKAVDKVSFSLEKGRTVGVVGESGSGKSVTSLSLMRLIPNPPGRIVGGRLMYHSRSKGLVDLAEVPENEMREFRGNEIAMIFQEPMTSLNPVFTCGNQVMEALILHQKMSKAEARARTLELFKEVELPRPEKIIDSYPHQISGGQKQRVMIAMAMSCNPQILIADEPTTALDVTVQDTILDLMRRLRDSHDMGIIFITHDLGVIAEIADHVVVMYKGKIVEQGSVWEIFSDPQHPYTKGLLACRPPLDHRLKLLPTMADFMSESDEGEMLEIKKSVDETINDLIITPEETAERHKKLYAQEPILTINNLKTYFPIREGLFSKVVDHVKAVDDVSFDVYPGETLGLVGESGCGKTTLGRTILRLIEPTAGNIIFHGKDITNISGDELRAVRRKIQIIFQDPYSSLNPRITIGSAIIEPMQVHQLHGDDQNRRQKVQELLERVKLDPGHYNRYPHEFSGGQRQRICIARALAVQPEFVICDESVSALDVSVQAQVLNLLNELRDEFGLTYIFISHDLSVVKFMSDRMVVMNEGKVEEMGDADSVYQNPQTDYTKRLIAAIPRGDLNDIKKSYLSRKTE from the coding sequence ATGTCAGAGAATATGCTCACCGAAATTCAGGAATTAGAAACCGTTTTCAGTACCGATGAAGGAACCGTAAAAGCTGTCGATAAGGTTTCTTTCAGCCTTGAAAAAGGTCGCACTGTCGGTGTGGTTGGTGAATCTGGCTCTGGAAAATCAGTTACCTCCCTCTCCCTCATGAGACTGATACCCAATCCTCCTGGTAGAATTGTCGGTGGTCGGCTCATGTATCATTCCAGATCCAAGGGTCTCGTAGACCTGGCGGAAGTCCCTGAGAACGAGATGCGTGAATTCCGGGGAAATGAAATAGCCATGATTTTCCAGGAACCCATGACCTCCCTGAACCCTGTATTTACCTGTGGCAACCAGGTCATGGAAGCCCTCATCCTCCATCAGAAGATGAGTAAAGCTGAGGCAAGAGCCAGAACCCTTGAATTGTTTAAAGAGGTTGAACTTCCCCGTCCGGAAAAAATCATAGATTCTTATCCCCACCAGATTTCCGGAGGCCAGAAGCAGCGCGTCATGATCGCCATGGCCATGTCCTGCAACCCGCAAATCCTAATTGCAGATGAGCCTACCACTGCCCTGGATGTGACGGTTCAGGATACCATCCTGGATCTCATGCGCAGACTCAGGGATAGTCATGATATGGGTATCATTTTCATTACCCATGATCTGGGTGTTATTGCCGAGATCGCAGATCATGTGGTCGTCATGTATAAGGGCAAGATTGTTGAGCAAGGTTCCGTCTGGGAAATATTTTCAGATCCCCAACACCCCTATACCAAAGGATTGCTTGCCTGTCGTCCTCCACTGGATCATCGCCTGAAACTCCTCCCCACCATGGCCGACTTTATGTCGGAGAGCGATGAAGGGGAAATGCTTGAAATCAAAAAGTCAGTTGATGAGACCATCAATGACCTGATAATTACACCTGAGGAAACTGCTGAGCGTCATAAAAAGCTTTATGCACAGGAGCCCATCCTGACCATTAACAACCTGAAAACTTACTTTCCCATTCGTGAAGGTTTGTTCAGTAAGGTGGTAGATCATGTCAAGGCAGTAGATGATGTGAGTTTCGATGTCTATCCCGGTGAAACCCTGGGTCTCGTTGGAGAATCAGGTTGTGGAAAAACCACGCTGGGCCGCACCATTCTTCGACTCATTGAGCCAACAGCCGGGAACATCATATTTCATGGGAAGGATATAACCAATATCTCTGGAGATGAGCTGCGCGCGGTTCGGAGAAAGATTCAGATCATTTTTCAGGATCCCTACTCTTCACTTAATCCAAGAATAACCATTGGGTCAGCCATCATAGAGCCCATGCAAGTTCACCAACTACATGGTGATGATCAAAACAGGCGTCAGAAGGTCCAGGAATTGTTGGAACGAGTCAAATTGGACCCCGGTCATTATAACCGCTACCCTCATGAATTTTCCGGGGGTCAAAGACAACGAATATGTATTGCCCGTGCCCTGGCTGTCCAACCTGAATTTGTGATTTGTGATGAATCTGTCTCCGCCCTGGATGTTTCGGTCCAGGCCCAAGTGTTAAATCTGCTCAATGAATTGAGGGACGAATTTGGTCTAACCTATATCTTCATCTCTCATGACCTTTCCGTTGTGAAATTCATGTCAGACAGAATGGTGGTGATGAACGAAGGGAAGGTGGAAGAAATGGGTGATGCTGATAGCGTCTACCAGAACCCCCAGACTGATTACACAAAACGACTCATTGCGGCCATCCCCCGTGGAGATCTTAATGACATTAAAAAATCCTACCTATCCAGAAAAACTGAATAG
- a CDS encoding integron integrase yields the protein MSRYRQALRGRHYSARTEKTYSRWVVRYIQFHDMRHPEDMAEREINAFLSHLAVKGRVSASTQNQALAALLFLYRNIIGRDVGDLGELIRAKKPVRIPVVMTKHEVKLVLMQLQGRDRLMVELIYGSGLRLNESLALRICDLDFERNQILVRNGKGARDREVMLPGSLKIRLQEHIEEVKRVHRSDLSKGFGEVPLPGALDRKYVGASREWRWQWVFPQKRRWFDRGTGKHGRHHIHATVLQRAIRRAVDRSSLTKRISCHTFRHSFATHLLEGGYDIRTVQVLLGHKDLKTTMIYTHVLNRGPGGVRSPLDEL from the coding sequence ATGTCTCGATACCGCCAAGCGCTCAGGGGTCGTCATTACAGTGCAAGGACTGAAAAGACCTACAGTCGGTGGGTTGTCAGATATATTCAATTCCACGACATGAGGCATCCTGAGGACATGGCGGAAAGGGAGATCAATGCATTCTTATCTCATTTAGCGGTAAAAGGTCGGGTGAGTGCTTCCACACAGAATCAAGCATTGGCAGCCTTGTTATTTCTTTACAGGAATATTATTGGGCGTGATGTAGGTGACCTGGGTGAATTGATTAGAGCTAAAAAACCAGTAAGGATTCCAGTGGTAATGACAAAGCATGAGGTGAAACTGGTTTTGATGCAATTGCAGGGTAGGGATAGACTCATGGTGGAGCTCATTTATGGCAGTGGACTTCGATTGAATGAGAGTCTTGCATTAAGAATCTGTGATTTGGACTTCGAAAGGAATCAGATTTTAGTGAGAAATGGTAAGGGAGCAAGGGATCGGGAGGTGATGCTTCCCGGTTCACTTAAAATTCGGCTCCAGGAACATATTGAAGAGGTTAAGCGGGTCCACCGCTCAGATTTGTCAAAAGGTTTTGGTGAAGTTCCACTACCAGGGGCATTAGATCGGAAATATGTTGGAGCCTCGCGGGAGTGGCGTTGGCAATGGGTCTTCCCGCAGAAGCGGCGATGGTTTGATCGTGGGACTGGCAAACATGGTCGTCATCATATTCATGCGACGGTATTGCAGCGAGCTATCCGGCGTGCTGTGGATAGAAGTAGCTTGACCAAGCGGATCAGTTGTCATACTTTCAGGCATTCATTTGCCACACATTTACTGGAGGGGGGTTATGATATTCGTACGGTTCAGGTATTGTTGGGTCACAAAGATTTAAAGACCACCATGATTTACACACATGTTTTGAATCGGGGACCTGGTGGTGTACGTAGTCCGTTGGATGAGTTATAA